A stretch of the Nicotiana tabacum cultivar K326 chromosome 6, ASM71507v2, whole genome shotgun sequence genome encodes the following:
- the LOC107788554 gene encoding CEN-like protein 1: MSSRASESLAVGRVIGEVVDSFTACVKMNVIYNGSKHVSNGHELMPALIASKPRVEIGGEDMRSAYTLIMTDPDAPSPSDPYLREHLHWIVTDIPGTTDVSFGREIVSYESPKPVIGIHRYVFILYKQRGRQTVKLPATRDQFNTRSFAAENGLGSPVAAVYFNAQRETAARRR; encoded by the exons atgTCTTCTAGGGCTTCTGAATCACTTGCCGTAGGGAGAGTGATTGGAGAAGTAGTTGACAGTTTCACAGCGTGTGTGAAAATGAATGTGATATACAATGGCAGCAAGCATGTTTCCAATGGACATGAGCTCATGCCTGCTCTCATTGCTTCTAAACCTCGTGTCGAGATTGGTGGTGAAGACATGAGATCTGCTTATACTCTT ATCATGACCGACCCGGATGCTCCAAGTCCCAGTGATCCATACTTGAGGGAACACCTCCACTG GATTGTGACAGATATTCCTGGTACCACAGACGTCTCTTTCG GAAGGGAGATAGTGAGCTATGAGAGTCCAAAGCCAGTAATCGGGATTCACCGCTATGTATTCATTTTATACAAACAAAGAGGAAGGCAAACAGTGAAACTACCAGCAACAAGGGACCAATTCAATACTAGGAGTTTTGCAGCAGAAAATGGATTGGGATCCCCTGTTGCTGCTGTCTACTTCAACGCCCAAAGAGAAACTGCTGCCAGAAGAAGATGA
- the LOC107788555 gene encoding E3 ubiquitin-protein ligase XBAT33 — MGNSFGCSASGERLVSAARDGDYVEAKMLLDCNPCLSKYSTFGGLNSPLHFAAAKGHNDIVALLLGNGADVNSRNYCGQTALMQACRYGHWEVVQTLLLFRCNVTRADYLSGRTALHFAAVNGHVRCIRLVVADFVPSAPFDSINSQADADRGDSSNSKCKHEQSALSKFVNKAADGGITALHMAALNGYFDCVQLLLDLNANVSAVTFHYGSSMDLIGAGSTPLHYAACGGNLKCCQILIARGASRLTLNCNGWLPLDVARMWGRHWLEPLLAPNSDSIIPPFPSSSYLSLPLLSVLNIARECGLQSSTTSSDDSDTCAVCLERVCSVAAEGCGHQLCVRCALYLCSASNIPSELLGPPGSIPCPLCRHGIVSFVKLPGSPAKEFKLHLSLSLCTPCMLHPREQDRSTPSSAHEIRKNRVASVSSDFSCPVTCSPFPSVAIPLCTCDEGPSPTLESRENDTQDETSNQSQSTSNDQDKMNVRLEKTTCSNMFWGRRSCSREHQCNAEINA; from the exons ATGGGGAATTCATTTGGGTGCTCGGCATCCGGCGAACGGCTGGTATCGGCGGCGAGAGACGGTGATTACGTGGAAGCAAAGATGTTGCTTGATTGCAATCCATGCCTCTCCAAATACTCTACTTTTGGTGGCCTCAATTCCCCTCTTCACTTTGCTGCCGCCAAAGGCCACAACGac ATTGTTGCATTGTTGCTTGGGAACGGTGCTGATGTCAATTCGAGAAATTATTGTGGTCag ACGGCATTGATGCAGGCGTGTCGATATGGTCACTGGGAAGTTGTTCAAACCCTTCTTCTTTTTAGATGCAAC GTTACGAGGGCGGATTATCTAAGTGGGAGGACAGCTCTCCATTTTGCAGCAGTGAATGGACATGTTAGATGCATACGACTCGTGGTGGCTGATTTCGTTCCTAGTGCCCCTTTTGATTCAATAAATTCTCAAGCAGATGCTGACAGAGGTGACAGTTCAAACTCAAAATGCAAGCATGAGCAAAG TGCGCTGTCAAAGTTTGTAAATAAAGCTGCTGATGGTGGTATTACTGCTCTTCATATGGCTGCATTGAATGGGTATTTTGATTGTGTCCAGCTCCTGCTTGATCTTAATGCAAATGTATCAGCTGTGACATTTCACTATGGGTCATCGATGGATCTGATAG GAGCTGGAAGTACTCCTTTGCACTATGCTGCCTGCGGAGGAAATCTAAAATGCTGTCAG ATCCTTATTGCAAGAGGTGCCAGTCGATTGACATTGAACTGCAATGG GTGGCTTCCTCTCGATGTTGCCAGGATGTGGGGGCGTCATTGGCTTGAACCGTTACTTGCACCAAATTCTGATTCAATAATTCCACCCTTTCCATCTTCAAGTTATTTATCGTTGCCTCTATTAAGCGTGCTTAACATCGCAAG AGAGTGTGGTTTACAGTCTTCAACAACTTCATCTGATGATTCTGATACTTGTGCCGTTTGCCTGGAGAGGGTATGTTCAGTGGCTGCCGAAG GTTGTGGGCATCAATTGTGTGTAAGATGTGCACTCTATCTTTGCTCTGCAAGCAACATCCCATCTGAATTATTGGGTCCGCCTGGCTCCATCCCATGTCCACTTTGCAGACATGGCATTGTCTCATttgtaaaactccctggatctcctgCAAAGGAATTTAAGTTACATCTATCCCTCAGCTTATGCACACCGTGCATGCTTCATCCTCGGGAGCAAGATCGATCAACACCCTCTAGTGCACATGAGATTAGAAAGAATCGTGTTGCTTCAGTGTCTTCTGATTTTTCCTGTCCTGTGACTTGTAGCCCATTTCCTTCTGTTGCAATCCCTTTGTGTACTTGTGATGAAGGACCTTCCCCAACTTTGGAATCCAGAGAAAATGACACTCAAGATGAAACTTCTAATCAGTCACAGTCCACTTCAAATGACCAAGACAAAATGAATGTGAGATTGGAGAAAACTACCTGCTCTAACATGTTTTGGGGCAGAAGAAGTTGCAGCAGGGAGCATCAgtgtaatgctgagattaatgCTTAA